The Hyphococcus flavus genome contains a region encoding:
- a CDS encoding ArdC family protein, whose translation MTSLETATDAPSRAAQRKNAASSGAKPRRRSGKKKPGADLYTEVTTKIVKELEAGRFPWAQPWAARGEAATITAGLPKNAQTGRAYSGINILLLWGAAIENGLSGQTWLTFRQAKALGGSVMKGERGAMVVYADKFIPKDEQARVEKEGGDAAFVPFLKRYTVFNAAQCEGLPPELTAGAKPLPECEAIPRAENLIKATDADFRIGGDKAFYVPSQDFIRVPPQPAFFEQINYYRTCFHELGHWTGHASRLGREFKGRYGSHGYAREELVAEMASAFVCASLSITPTVRHADYLGAWLEVLKEDNRAIFNAASLASKAADFILAYENPAPEPQASAMERAA comes from the coding sequence ATGACATCACTTGAAACCGCAACTGATGCGCCCAGCCGCGCCGCCCAGCGAAAGAACGCGGCGAGCAGCGGCGCGAAGCCACGTCGGCGTTCAGGAAAGAAAAAGCCGGGCGCTGATCTTTATACCGAAGTCACAACAAAGATCGTGAAGGAACTGGAAGCCGGACGCTTTCCATGGGCGCAGCCGTGGGCCGCAAGAGGTGAAGCAGCGACCATAACCGCAGGTCTGCCGAAGAACGCCCAGACAGGCCGCGCCTATTCCGGGATCAATATTCTGTTGCTGTGGGGCGCCGCCATTGAGAACGGCCTTTCCGGCCAGACTTGGCTGACCTTTCGGCAGGCGAAAGCCTTGGGCGGTTCGGTGATGAAGGGCGAGCGCGGCGCCATGGTCGTTTACGCCGACAAGTTTATTCCGAAGGACGAGCAGGCCAGAGTCGAGAAAGAGGGCGGCGACGCCGCTTTCGTGCCTTTCCTTAAACGCTATACCGTCTTTAACGCGGCGCAATGCGAGGGCTTGCCGCCGGAACTGACGGCGGGCGCCAAGCCCCTGCCGGAATGCGAAGCGATCCCGCGCGCGGAGAATCTTATCAAGGCAACCGACGCCGATTTCCGGATCGGCGGCGACAAGGCGTTTTATGTACCGAGCCAAGACTTTATTCGCGTTCCGCCGCAACCCGCTTTTTTCGAGCAGATCAATTATTACCGCACCTGCTTTCACGAGCTTGGTCACTGGACCGGCCACGCCTCGCGTTTGGGTCGCGAATTCAAAGGCCGTTACGGATCGCACGGCTATGCAAGGGAAGAACTGGTCGCCGAAATGGCGAGCGCGTTTGTCTGCGCATCGCTTTCGATTACGCCGACCGTCCGCCATGCAGATTATCTGGGCGCATGGCTTGAAGTCCTGAAAGAAGACAACCGCGCAATCTTCAACGCGGCCTCGCTCGCCTCCAAAGCGGCGGATTTCATTCTGGCCTATGAGAATCCGGCGCCGGAGCCGCAAGCCTCTGCGATGGAGCGCGCAGCATGA
- a CDS encoding ParB/RepB/Spo0J family partition protein, whose protein sequence is MELQTIPLDRLAVSALNMRASRKKPFLDDILPSIRERGVLVPLLVRPNGEPDHFEIVAGRRRFLASKTIAIETGEARDLPCRVLSQSDDAAAVEASILENTARLEPDEMQEFEAFKKLNDKGKSVEEIARIFGVTELTVRRRLALASLIPGIRKAYADDEIDGASITALTLASVAKQREWFEMFKSAEMRAPRGPALKRWLLGGGEIETGAALFSLENYDGDIFEDLFGERSVFADAEKFWVCQEAAIEAERDKLLSSGWSKVTILPRGEFFHSWEYDQLAKKQGGEVFVEVRHSGEVAFIKGYAPRRKKSAAKTDKRTERPECSAPLENYVDLHRHAAARAMLLKQPQIALRLLAAHLIAGGPNIRCQPERQATRKEKTGASIAASKGQQAFEKERAEIGQLLDFDESSFITGGNEDGWRLASIFAKMMTLSDGDIERILTFVTAEIVAAGHEAVDCLARVVPIDIADWMTPDDAFFELLRDKNMTNAMLADIAGDNVAKANRDATAKAQKAIIRDCLDGRNGREKTPNWRPRWLQFPALSYGHAGKPGTVKRAEKIAPLFAG, encoded by the coding sequence ATGGAACTGCAAACAATCCCGCTCGACCGATTGGCGGTCTCGGCGCTCAATATGAGAGCATCGCGCAAAAAGCCTTTTCTGGACGACATCCTGCCGTCGATCCGCGAACGCGGCGTTCTGGTGCCGCTGCTTGTGCGGCCCAATGGCGAGCCTGACCATTTCGAAATCGTCGCCGGACGGCGGCGGTTTCTGGCCTCGAAGACAATCGCAATCGAGACCGGCGAGGCGCGCGATTTGCCTTGCCGGGTGCTTAGCCAGAGCGATGACGCCGCCGCCGTGGAGGCCTCGATTCTTGAAAACACCGCGCGCCTTGAGCCTGATGAAATGCAGGAGTTCGAGGCGTTCAAAAAGCTCAACGACAAAGGCAAGAGCGTTGAAGAAATCGCCCGCATATTCGGGGTGACGGAACTCACGGTGAGGCGCCGCCTGGCCTTGGCGAGCCTCATTCCCGGCATCCGCAAAGCCTATGCCGACGACGAGATCGACGGGGCCAGCATCACCGCGCTCACCCTCGCCAGCGTTGCCAAGCAACGCGAATGGTTCGAAATGTTCAAATCGGCGGAGATGCGCGCGCCGCGTGGGCCCGCGTTGAAGCGCTGGCTCTTGGGCGGCGGCGAGATTGAAACCGGCGCGGCGCTCTTTTCGCTGGAAAATTATGACGGCGATATTTTCGAGGATTTGTTCGGCGAACGTTCGGTATTCGCTGACGCCGAAAAGTTCTGGGTGTGTCAGGAAGCGGCGATTGAAGCCGAGCGCGACAAGTTGCTTTCAAGCGGCTGGAGTAAGGTGACGATCCTGCCGCGCGGAGAGTTTTTCCATTCATGGGAGTACGATCAACTCGCCAAAAAGCAAGGCGGGGAAGTGTTCGTCGAAGTGCGCCATTCTGGCGAAGTTGCGTTCATCAAGGGCTATGCGCCCCGGCGGAAAAAGAGCGCGGCGAAAACAGACAAGCGCACTGAGCGGCCCGAATGCTCAGCGCCTTTGGAGAATTATGTGGACCTTCACCGCCACGCCGCCGCGCGGGCGATGCTGTTGAAACAGCCTCAAATTGCGCTGCGTTTGCTGGCGGCGCATCTGATCGCGGGCGGGCCGAATATTCGTTGCCAGCCCGAGAGACAGGCGACGCGAAAGGAGAAAACGGGGGCGAGTATTGCGGCTTCGAAAGGGCAACAGGCGTTCGAAAAAGAGCGCGCCGAAATCGGCCAATTACTCGATTTTGACGAGTCGTCCTTTATCACGGGCGGCAATGAAGACGGCTGGCGATTGGCGTCGATTTTCGCAAAAATGATGACGCTTTCCGACGGCGATATCGAGCGGATTCTGACCTTCGTCACGGCGGAAATCGTCGCCGCCGGTCATGAGGCGGTGGACTGTCTCGCGCGCGTTGTGCCTATCGATATCGCCGACTGGATGACGCCCGACGACGCGTTTTTCGAGCTTCTGCGCGATAAAAACATGACCAACGCCATGCTCGCCGATATCGCGGGCGACAACGTTGCGAAGGCGAACCGCGATGCGACGGCGAAAGCCCAGAAAGCGATCATTCGCGACTGCCTCGACGGTCGGAACGGGCGCGAAAAAACGCCGAACTGGCGCCCGCGCTGGCTGCAGTTTCCAGCGCTGTCCTATGGCCACGCCGGAAAACCCGGCACAGTCAAACGCGCCGAAAAAATCGCGCCGCTTTTTGCGGGCTAG
- a CDS encoding DUF736 domain-containing protein yields MAQSLGTVTKRENGGFEGTLAMMTLNTKITIVPNEAKDNERQPDFRIYAARGNEIGGGWNRVGKNSGKPYVSLTFAHPAFGEKRVFANLARAAGQEDERVLAILWNPQN; encoded by the coding sequence ATGGCTCAATCACTTGGAACCGTAACGAAACGCGAGAATGGCGGTTTTGAAGGCACGCTGGCGATGATGACTTTGAATACGAAGATCACCATCGTTCCCAACGAGGCGAAGGACAACGAGCGCCAGCCCGATTTCCGCATCTACGCCGCGCGCGGCAACGAGATCGGCGGCGGCTGGAACCGCGTCGGGAAAAATTCCGGCAAGCCTTACGTCTCGCTCACCTTCGCGCATCCGGCCTTTGGCGAGAAACGCGTTTTCGCGAACCTCGCCCGCGCCGCCGGACAGGAAGACGAGCGGGTTCTCGCCATTCTCTGGAATCCGCAAAACTAA
- a CDS encoding helix-turn-helix domain-containing protein, whose amino-acid sequence MTGTQKSPESPFLYAAEAAQYLRLSERTLEYYRIYGGGPVYRKHGNRILYHRADLDGWSQGRKYTSTGGAGSPDRDRAAGQS is encoded by the coding sequence ATGACCGGGACGCAAAAGAGCCCCGAAAGCCCGTTTCTCTATGCAGCGGAAGCGGCGCAATATTTGAGATTAAGCGAACGCACGCTCGAATATTACCGGATTTACGGCGGCGGCCCTGTCTATCGCAAACACGGCAACCGCATTCTCTATCATCGCGCCGATCTCGACGGCTGGTCGCAGGGACGCAAATATACATCGACCGGCGGCGCTGGGTCGCCGGATCGCGACAGAGCGGCTGGGCAATCATGA